A segment of the Echinicola strongylocentroti genome:
GGTGATGATTTGGTAACTATGTTTCATTGACTGCTTTGATCTAAGATGGATGATAGGTGTTTACTAATTGATAATGGATAACACCAATTTAATTACTGAACAACGAATGCTAATGATGTCCTTTCCAACCGGGGCCACGGACGACCCTGCCGGGAAAAGCACCTGTGTGTTCACCATGGCGAAGTACTAGCTGGCCATTTACCAAAACATGGACCATTCCTTCCGCATATTGGTGTGGCTGGTCAAAGGTCGCCTTGTCCTGGATTTTTGCTGGATCAAAAATAGCCAAATCTGCGTAAAAACCCGCTTTTAGCAATCCCCTTCCCTTGATGTTGAGATTGGTAGCGGGCAAGTGGGTCAATTTATAAATGGCCTCTTCTAAGGGGATTACTTTTTCCTCACGGACGTATTTTCCCAATAGCCTTGCGAAGTTGCCATAGGCCCGTGGATGTGTACTGGACTTGAGGAAGATCCCTTCAGCAGCCATCGATTGGGCATCAGAGCCAAAACTCATCCAAGGAAGCTGCAGTTGTTGTTGGACATTCTTTTCGTCCATCAGAAAATAGACTGTTCCTACACGGCTGCCGTCTTCCACTACGAGATCCATGGCCGTTTCTTCGGGAGATTTACCTCTTAGTTTGGCCACTTCTGCCAGCGTTTTGCCAGTGAGGTGTTTTAGACTATCGTTTTTAAAACCGACTAAAATCATCTTTTCTGCTGAGCCGGCCGCTTGCATGAGGCTTTCCCAAGTGATGGCGGGGCTTTTCATTTCGTCCAGGACTTTTTTGCGGATCTTAGGATCTTGGAGCCGCTTTGCCCAAGCATCATATCCGCCTTCTTGTACCCAAGGCGGCATGGCCGCATCCAGACCGGTGGCACCTGCCGTGTAGGTGTACATATCCGTGGTGATGTGGAGGCCGGCACTTCTGGCAGAATCGATCTTGCTGATCACCGCATCCAGCTTGCTCCAGTTGGCAGCACCGCTTTGTTTGAGGTGGTAGACTTCTGCGCGGATCGATGCTTCACTAGCAATTTTAATCAATTCATCCAAACTTTCCAACAGTTTGTTTCCTTCACTTCGCAAATGGGAGATATACATCCCATCGTACTCGGAAGCCACTTTGCAAAGTGCGATCAACTCTTCGGTACTGGAATAAAAAGCCGGAGCGTAGATCAGTGATGACCCGATACCCAGCGCTCCTTCTTCCATCGCTTGACGTACCATCATTTTCATGGAGTCGAGTTCTTCTGGACTGGGAGCGCGGTCTTCATAGCCCACCGTATTGACCCGCAAGGTGGTCGCTCCTACGAAGGAGGCAACATTAGTGGAGACACCTTTGTTTTCCAGAAATTCCAGGTACTCACCCAAGGTGGTCCACGGAATATCATAGGTGATGTGGCCTTGATCTTCGATCATTTCTCGACGGGTAGCAGGTGTCAGTGGTCCCCAGGAGCTGCCTTCACCAAAAACTTCGAGCGTCACACCCTGCTTGATATCACTCATGGAGCGGCCATCTTCGATCAGCGACTCCACGGCCCAGCTGAGCATATTGATAAATCCCGGAGCGACCACTAGCCCTTCGGCATCGATTTCCTGTGCCGCGGTCTGATCAGATAGATCACCAAGGGCTGCGATGGTGTCTGCATTGATGCCGATATCTGCCATGAATGCGGAATTTCCACTACCGTCCACGATTTTACCATTCCGGACGATGGTGTCAAAGTCTTTTGGATGGCTACAAGAGAATAGAAGGATAAGAAGGAAGAAGAACGGAGGTTTATGCGCCATAGGGATAAGGTTAAAAGCTTAGGGTAAGTTAGGGGAAAAGCAGAAACGCACCAAATGGCCCATAACGCTGATTTTTAACGAAGCATTGTCAACTACTTCCAACGCTAAAAATCTATTGGAACGTTTAAGGCTGTCAATACTGCCGTTAAATCGTCCGTTTGATAACCTGGCCAAACGGTAAATAGGGAGTTCTTTCTACCATCTTGGGTTACTAATTTGAAAGTCCCGAATCCCAGAAAGGATGTGACGTATATTTTCTTAATATCCTTAAGATAGAAATATAGTTTGTGTTCTTTATGTATAAAGAAGCTCCAGAAAAGAAACAAGGCACAAAATCTACCCAAAATAGTCCAGAGCAATATTTCGACGGTTCCATATTGATCAGCAAATAACACATTGATGGTGGCGCTCACAAGGACCAATGCAACTTGTATCTGCGGCATATGTCTATTGACGGTGCCTGTGTTATCAAAGCTGATGGTATCGCTCGATTGATCATGATATGCTTTCATCTCATTGAAAGGGATTGTGGGTTACTTCTGGCTGATCCTCGATTTCTACTTCGATTCCTCCGATCCATTTGGCAATCAGGTTATAAACCAAGCAGCCAATGGCGGTCATCACAAAGGCAATTCCGGCGTAAATAAATGGCAAAAGCACGAAGAAGATACCTCTTGCACCTAATCCATGAAGAAAATGGCTGTGATCTGAAAACCCGCTTAACCCGACTACGGTCATTATGAGCCCAAAGGGTATCATAATAATGGCCATAAAGACAAAATAAATAATGGCGAACATGGAGGCGGTCTGTACCACCCCAAAACGTTTGATTCTTTTTTTCATGATAGCAATAAATAATATCTATATCCGCAATGACACCAGTAATCATAGAGATATTGAATAGGTTCTTACAGAAACCACGGAAACTTAAGAAAAGCCTTATTTTATTCCGGGTATTCTGAGATTTCCGTGAGAAATAAAATCTACTGGCAAGAACAGC
Coding sequences within it:
- a CDS encoding N-acyl-D-amino-acid deacylase family protein, with the translated sequence MAHKPPFFFLLILLFSCSHPKDFDTIVRNGKIVDGSGNSAFMADIGINADTIAALGDLSDQTAAQEIDAEGLVVAPGFINMLSWAVESLIEDGRSMSDIKQGVTLEVFGEGSSWGPLTPATRREMIEDQGHITYDIPWTTLGEYLEFLENKGVSTNVASFVGATTLRVNTVGYEDRAPSPEELDSMKMMVRQAMEEGALGIGSSLIYAPAFYSSTEELIALCKVASEYDGMYISHLRSEGNKLLESLDELIKIASEASIRAEVYHLKQSGAANWSKLDAVISKIDSARSAGLHITTDMYTYTAGATGLDAAMPPWVQEGGYDAWAKRLQDPKIRKKVLDEMKSPAITWESLMQAAGSAEKMILVGFKNDSLKHLTGKTLAEVAKLRGKSPEETAMDLVVEDGSRVGTVYFLMDEKNVQQQLQLPWMSFGSDAQSMAAEGIFLKSSTHPRAYGNFARLLGKYVREEKVIPLEEAIYKLTHLPATNLNIKGRGLLKAGFYADLAIFDPAKIQDKATFDQPHQYAEGMVHVLVNGQLVLRHGEHTGAFPGRVVRGPGWKGHH